In Solanum stenotomum isolate F172 chromosome 6, ASM1918654v1, whole genome shotgun sequence, one DNA window encodes the following:
- the LOC125868468 gene encoding uncharacterized protein LOC125868468: MNEKVGPYVPPVNREAGTSMTRIEDMMQKMIKRFDAIDINVKMMCNDLSGIVQKVDAHIVSIKQLEQQFSQLKVDYRPPMLSEVERVIEKGAYEIEVSEDPEDDIEKEVEVTQKFILMPRPPPPFPQRLVKKTEEGKYRRLDDQKEGCQFKNEEKLQHCRAIATRSLVQKKKDPGVFTNRCTIGILHFAKGFCDLGASINLMPLSIYKMLGLGDPKLTAMRLLMVDRTVKRPLECSKMSL, from the exons ATGAATGAGAAGGTTGGGCCATATGTTCCACCTGTTAATAGAGAGGCTGGTACTAGTATGACTCgcattgaagatatgatgcagaagatgatcaAGAGGTTTGATGCGATAGATATAAATGTGAAAATGATGTGTAATGATTTGTCTGGGATTGTCCAGAAAGTTGATGCCCATATAGTGTCGATCAAGCAACTTGAGCAGCAATTTAGTCAATT AAAAGTAGATTATAGACCCCCCATGTTGTCTGAGGTTGAAAGAGTGATAGAAAAAGGTGCCTATGAGATTGAGGTTAGTGAAGATCCAGAAGATGATATAGAAAAGGAGGTTGAGGTAACCCAAAAATTTATTCTtatgcctagacctccacctccctTCCCACAAAGGTTGGTGAAAAAGACTGAAGAGGGAAAATATCGCAG actTGATGACCAAAAAGAGGGTTGTCAGTTTAAGAATGAAGAGAAGTTGCAACATTGTAGAGCTATTGCTACTAGGTCACTTGTGCAGAAGAAAAAGGATCCTGGAGTTTTCACTAATCGTTGTACCATTGGGATTTTACACTTTGCGAAAGGTTTTTGTGACTTAGGTGCCAGCATTAATTTGATGCCATTGTCCATTTATAAGATGTTGGGTTTAGGAGATCCAAAGTTGACTGCAATGCGTTTACTTATGGTCGATAGAACTGTGAAAAGGCCATTGGAGTGCTCCAAGATGTCCTTGTGA